From the Alteromonas sp. CI.11.F.A3 genome, the window ACCGAATTTAAGACAATACTCGGCCCAGAGCGTTGCCATACTGCATGCACGCTTTTAATAGTAAGATTTACGCCATAGCGCTGGCTGATATAGTCTTCCAGCAGGTGCTTGTTGTGTTCAATATGCGGCAGCGCATAGCGAGCGGCGCTGATTAACAGCGCAAATAGAACAAGCAGGATGGCAAGCAGCAACCATATTTTTTTAACTAAATAGGCTGCTACCGACGTTAAATTTGTCACACTTCGCCTTCGTATAGTTAATGCATTACATCATGACGACGTCGTACTTATCCTGGTTGTACAAGGTTTCGGTTTGTACCTTAATTTGTTTCGATACAAACACTTCCAGCTCTGCAAGCATATGTGATTCTTCGCCCATTAATGCTTCAACCACTTTAGGAGAAGCATAAACAACAAATTTATCAGCATCGTATGCGCGGTTCACTCGAACAATTTCACGCATAATTTCAAAGCAGATGGTTTCCACGGTTTTCACCGTGCCTCGGCCTTTACATACTGGGCATTCGCCACACAATATGTGCTCAATACTTTCACGGGTACGCTTACGGGTCATTTCTATGAGCCCAAGCGACGTAAACCCGTGAATATTAATTTTGGCCCTGTCCTTACTTGTCGCCACTTCTAGACTATGTAAGACACGTCTTTTGTGGTCTGGTTCAATCATATCGATAAAGTCGATTAAGATCATACCGCCTAAATTACGTAACCGAAGCTGCCTAGCAATGGCTTGTGTCGCCTCGGTGTTAGTATTAAAGATAGTTTCTTCTAAGTTACGATGCCCAACAAATGCACCAGTATTGATATCAATGGTGGTCATAGCTTCGGTTTGATCAATAATCAAATAACCGCCTGACTTCAAATCGACCCTGCGTTCAAGCGCCCGCTGGGTTTCATTTTCGACATCATGCAAGTCGAATATAGGCCTGTCGCCCGTGTAATATTCCAACTTACCGTTCATTTCAGGTACATATTCTTTCGTGAACTGGAACAGCTCTTGAAAAGACAACTTAGAGTCTATTCGAATCCTGTCTAACTCGGTGCCGACGAAATCACGCAATACGCGGCGTGCCAGCGGTAAATCTTCATATAAAACATTAGATTTACGCTTCTTCATTCGGGATTGAATTTTGTCCCACAATCGGCGTAAAAAGGCAGCATCTTGCTGTAATTCAGCTTTGCCTACCCCTTCAGCAGCGGTACGTAAAATAAAACCGCCGTTTTCATCACAGAATTCTTGCACAAGGGTTTTTAAGCGCTCGCGCTCGGCCTCTTCTTCAATACGCTGAGACACACCAACATGAGTCACGCTTGGCATAAACACTAAATAGCGGCTTGGAATAGTAATGTCGGTAGTCAGGCGCGCACCTTTGGTGCCAATCGGGTCTTTTACTACTTGTACAACGATATCTTGGCCATCTCGAACAAGCTCACGAATGTCTTGTTTTTGAATGTGACTGGCTGAGACTTCCTCAGCGATTTCATTGTGAATAACAATATCAGAAGCATGTAGGAAAGCCGCTTTTTCAAGGCCAATATCCACAAATGCGGCTTGCATACCGGGGAGTACCCGACTAACTTTACCGCGATAGATATTGCCCACTAAGCCACGCTTGGTATGACGCTCTACGTGAATTTCCTGCAATATCCCATTTTCGATGAGAACAACACGAGACTCTGACGGTGTAACATTGATTAGTAGCTCTGCACTCACTACACGACTCCAAATTCTCTAAGTAATTGCCTTGTTTCATACAAAGGCAATCCAACCACTGCGCTAGCACTGCCGTTTATTGCTTTTACAAACTGACCGCCAATACCTTGAATGGCGTAACTACCTGCTTTATCAGCAGGTTCACCTGTGTCCCAGTATGCGTCAATTTCATCGTTCGTCAATGCGGCAAAAGTTACCTTGGTGGTAATAGTTTGTGTTACTTGCTTGGTGGTAGACGCCACACTAATGGCCGTCAATACTTCATGCTGGTTGTTCGATAACATTGAAAGAATGCGTCTAGCGTCTTCTTTATCTTTCGGCTTTCCCAAACTCACCCCGTTAAAGGCAATAAGCGTATCAGAGGCTAACACCCGCGTACTTTCACTAAGTACATCTTCATCTTGTAACCGTGCGAGAGCTGTTTTCGCTTTTTGCTCAGCAAGACGAGCCACTTGCGCTTCAGGCGTTTCATTCACAAGGGCTGATTCATCGATGTCTACGGGCTTTACTGAGTGAGCAATGCCCATCTGATCTAAAAGCATGGTACGACGAGGGGAAGCAGAGGCTAAAACCACTGAATAATTCACGATAGGAGCCTCAAACGTTAACTTATGGAAAACTGGCGACGGGTTTTACGAAGTAGCCAAAACACCCATGGCCATAACAGCATAGAGGTAAGTACAGGCCACAAATAATCCAGTTGGAAATAGATATCTGTAAGTAGGTGCTGCACCCAGAATGTGAGCAAGTGGTAGAGCGAAGAAAGCAACCCTATAACGATAGCTTGTTGCCAAACAGAGTAATTTCGTAGCCGCTGATAGTTCGCTGCCAAAATATAAATTGAGATACTTAAGCTTAGACTGTGAATACCTAAGGTTGTACCCACCAATATATCTACCGCCACGCCGGTTAAGAAGGCCACGCCCACATTCACGCGATGGGGAAGCGCCATGCTCCAGTACGCAAGCACAATCAGCACCCAATCTGGGCGGTATAAATCAACTTGAATAGGTAATGGCACGATTTGAAGGACAAGCGCAATCAAAAGCGTAGTGACGATAACCGAATGACGCTTACGAATCATCTTCAGCCTCCTCATTACTTACCATGTTGCTATTACTCTCATTATCTACATCGCTGTCGATAGATTTACCTTCATCAGACCACAAGAGTAACAAGTACTTTAGTCGGTCTAATTTGGCCATAGGCGTTACGGTTACAATAGAGAATGGGCGACTTTCATCACGCCGTACTTCTTTCACTGTACCCACGGGATACCCTTCAGGAAAAATTTTTCCTAAACCGGAGGAAATCAATACATCTCCTGCTTTAATATCGACACTATGAGGTACATGCTCTAAATACAGTTCGTTTAACGCCCCACTGCCAGTGGCAATAAAGCGAATGTCATTACGTTGGGAGCGAACAGGAATAGCGTGGGTCACATCGGCAAGCAATAGCACACGGCTGTTGGTGCTGCCCACTTCCATAACCTGCCCTACTATGCCTTTTTCATCAATGATGGGCTGAGATAAATAAACCCCATCAATGGCGCCTTTGTTGATGACCACCTGCTGGCTATAGGGGTTTTTATCAACCGCCATGAGCTCGGCCACCATTTTACGTAAGTCGTTACGTACGGGCGCATCCAGCAAATGCCTAAGTTGTTTATTCTCTTGAGACAAGGCTTCAAACCGCTGGAGCTTCTCGCTCATGAGCAACAGTTGATTCGTTAGCTTGTCGTTTTCTTCGAGAAGATCTTCATGGGAGGTTAAGCGCTGGGCGCTTTCGCTTAGCATTAACCGAGGTAAGTTAGCTAAATACTGAAGGGGGCTCATGAATGAATTTAAATAGACCCGTGTCGATTTAAACCCTTCCACTTTGTGATCCACAAAAATAAGTAACGCTGACAACACAATGGCCAGCGCTAATCTATTATTCAGTGAGGGACCGCGAGTAAAAATAGTATCCATAATACAAAGAAGGCAACCTTAAGGTTGCCTTTCCTGTTTACTCATAGCTAAACAGGTCGCCACCGTGTAGGTCAATCATATCGAATGCCTTACCACCGCCACGTGCTACACAAGTTAGCGGATCATCAGCAATAACGACTGGAATGCCCGTTTCTTCCATTAACAAACGATCTAAATCTTTCAGTAATGCGCCACCACCGGTAAGTACCATGCCGCGCTCTGAAATATCAGAAGCAAGTTCTGGTGGAGATTGCTCAAGGGCAACCATAACCGCAGAAACGATACCCGTAAGCGGTTCTTGCAAGGCTTCTAAAATTTCATTGGAGTTCAATGTGAAGCCACGAGGTACACCTTCAGCAAGGTTCCGACCACGCACTTCAATTTCACGCACTTCTTCACCTGGGTAAGCAGCACCAATTTCATGCTTAATACGCTCGGCTGTTGCTTCACCAATAAGTGAACCAAAGTTACGTCGTACATAGTTAATGATAGCTTCATCGAACTTATCACCACCGATACGTACCGATGAAGAGTACACAACACCGTTAAGTGAAATGATAGCCACTTCAGTTGTACCGCCACCAATATCGACCACCATTGAACCGGTTGCTTCTGATACAGGTAAACCTGCACCAATCGCTGCGGCCATAGGTTCATCAATCAAATACACTTCGCGTGCACCTGCACCTAGTGCAGACTCTTTAATGGCTCGGCGCTCTACTTGGGTAGAGCCACATGGAACGCAAACTAAAACACGAGGGCTAGGGCGAAGGAAATTGTTGTCATGCACTTGTTTAATAAAGTGCTGAAGCATTTTCTCTGTCACATAAAAGTCGGCAATAACACCGTCTTTCATCGGGCGGATAGCGCGAATGTTACCAGGTGTTCTACCTAGCATTCGTTTGGCTTCTGCACCTACAGCGGCAACGCTTTTCGGTCCAGCAGCACGCTCTTGGCGAATAGCCACTACAGAGGGTTCGTTGAGTACAATACCTTGGTCTTTAACGTAAATCAGCGTGTTAGCTGTTCCGAGGTCGATGGACAGATCATTAGAGAACATGCCTCGAAGCTTTTTAAACATGAAAAGTGTATTCCTGTTTCTGTGTTATCGCGTGTTAGCAAGGGTGAGATGACGCGCTTTAACGTGAAGTCGATGTTTATCCGCACACTTTAACAATGGGGGCATATTTGGGCAAGCAGAGAACCATTTTTTAAACGATTAGGTTGCGATTAAGTGGAAACCACGGCGCCTTCTACTCACTTCTTACCAACTTCTTGTTAAGTGGCTACTTTTAAACCAGTGGGTGTAGACAAGCATTTAAACCGGAAGTTTCACCTTAATGCAGATATTTATTGTTTAATCATCATTGAATCGGTCAGCGTATGCGATGAAATTAACTCACTGGCTGTACATTGAGCGGTAGAAGAAAAACGATAGAAATAATAGTCTACGCCTGCAATGGTCGTATTGGTTGTTTGGCAACTGGCTTGGTAGGTACACCCTTCAAGGCCTCTAATTTGGGCAAAAGAAACGGGGCTGTTAATGGTGCCGCTGCAAGATAATGGGGTTGCACCTGCTGGGTTTGCCGTGGTCTTTATATGCTCCAACCCCGCTTTTGTTGCTAGCTGAGCGCGAAACCCTATGTTATCCGCCGCTACCTTGTTGCCAGTAGAAGAAAGTGACGAAGCTAGGGTTAAACCTAACAGCGCCAGCACTATCATAATAAACAGTGCTGTAACCAACATACTGCCTTGCTGACGTTTTAGCGAGATGGATAACAACGAAGCGTCCACTACTCCCGCACTAGAAAGTGTTTTTCCTGCTCTATTGCTATTACGCCTTAAAAGCGTTTCATGCACTGAATATTCTTGAGGCAAAGGTTTACGGCGCATTTTCAATTGCCACCTCAGTCGTCAGACTCAATACTTCATCGCCCTTTTGGGCGCGTAGGCGCAACATCACCATATTATTAACCCCACCGTTCACACTGCGAACCTGAAAAGGGTCATCGTTTAGGCTACCGCTAGCAGGCGAGGCAGATAAAGCATTAATGAAGTCCACTCCTAGTCTTGGGCTACTTGCCGAAGCCAAAGGCTGCGATGTAGTAAACCCAGACTCAAACCGATGAAGTACTGAATTTCTTAAGCAAAAGCTCACCGCTTTTGAAGCAATATAGGCACGATTTACGAGTGATGCTTCAGCAAAAGCATCATTCACCGTAACTTCGAGAGTGTCGTCTGTGCTGTCTCTTGTTGCACAATCGCCATCTCCGTCATCGGCACAACTTACAATAGGTTGGCGGTAATCATTAGCGGCGTTATAAACATCTAATACGCTACTTGGTGCAACAATCACAGATGCACTGGTGGAAAAGGGCTGAATGTTATCGAGGGCGTCCGCAGGAAATAAAATATCGATAGTATTTTCAGCGGCAGGCTGAATGGAAATGTCGCTGTAACCTGTTACCGCATCAGCAGGCACGAACTGCAAGCAATGCTGAGACGATGATCCCCTTACTCTAACACTGGCAGGCACTGCGCTTTGAAGTTCACGGGCCATACGATTCATTGCAAAAGACGTTTGGGCGACAAGTTGCTCTCTTTCACTTACGCCAACAAATACAGACATGCTACTGGTGACCACTTTTGCGATTCCTGTGGCTATCACCCCCATAACTACTAGCACGATAACAAGCTCTACAAGCGTAAAGCCCCGAGCTTGATTCATGGGTCTGCTATTTACCATCAGTAATTCCACCGATAGCTACTAAAAACAATGGTTTCATCGTTAGGAGTGAGTACCGATACGCGGACCAATTTTGCATTGCCCGTATAGCTACCCACGCCCGCAGCATCATCAATACCATCAAGGTTATCATCGTAAAACACCACTACGTTAAGCTGGTAGCCTTGATATAGACTTTGCCCACTTTGCGTAATGGTTTGACCCGCACTGTTTCGAATAACGCTGTAACCGTGGTAATCATCTACATCATCAAACGTACTACGATTTTCTCCACTATCTGGCCCCAAGTTTGCGCTAGTCGTGCAGCTAACAGTGTCGCTACATCGCTCACCGGCATTATGCCCACTGCTGTTTTCATCAAATGCCTTACTCAGTATTTCTCGTTGTAACCCTTGAGCGAATACATTAGCTCGGGCTTGGGTAACAGGTGCCACGCTTTGTTGCGCTTGCGCGCCAAGTAAGTTGGTAACAATCAGCATGACAATACTGGTAACCACCAAACCAATCACTATCTCAAGTAGTGTGAAACCTCGCTCAGCACGCATAAATAAGCCCCTGAGCTTCAACGCAAACGCCTACTGTAGCGGTACCCGAAAAAGTCACTCTGCAAATATTTGATGCGCAACTTCCCGTGGCGGTTATTGGCCGTCCAAGGTAATCGAAGTCAATATAGGAAGGCGAAGCTACACCTTCTGAAAACGCAACAGACACCCCTTTACCACCTATTTCATCACCGCGAGCGGCTAGGAAACTGGGGGCATTGGCGGCAATAGTAGCGCCACAGCTAGCTGATTGATTTGCACTGGAGTAATTAACGACAGTAGGCCCGTAGGCACCGTCACCAGGCGAACTTACAATAGTTCGATAGCAATAGCCCACGCGATTATCTTGCATAGCCTTGCCTTGAATATTTCGCAAAGAAGAGAGAAAGCGTGTTTGAAGGGAATATTCTGTGTAGCCGGTATCATCTTGTATTCGCGCAGAAGCGACCACGCCTAGGATACCAATAACGACGATGACTATAATGAGCTCAAGAAGCGTAAAGCCAGCGCCTCGGGCTTGACGCTGGCCAGGAACGAAATGCCTGGCCATGTGCTAGGTAATATTTAGCAAGCAGTCGAGGTTAATGTGATAGTCGGTGAACCACCCGCTGCCGCATTTCGGTACTCAACAAAACAGTTAGCACCTTCAAAACCGTCAGGGTAAATACGTGCCCAAGTTCCATTTGCACTCACGTACCAATCTGTAGTGCCTTGGTCTGCTGCGGTGTTTACTGCGCGAATATCTAGGTTCATGTACGAATCTAATTGCACAGTCGTGGTGTTGTTGTTGTCATCGAAATAGGTGCTGTACGGGTAGCCATAACGAACGTTGATGTCAGTGCCGTTCACGGTGATGGTCGTGTTGGACGATGCAGTCGCGCCAGCAATAATTGCTTTTGCATGGATAGCTTCTGTAGCGCTAATCAGTGCGCCTTCTACCCCTTCTAGCGTAGCAATACGAGCGTCAGTTTGGAAACCTACAAACCGAGGCGCAGCGGTAACCGCTAAAATACCAAGAATTACGATAACGATGACTAGCTCAATAAGGGTAAAACCACGTTGCTGCATAAAAATGTCCTTTTATTTCAATTACGTTTATTATTACAAAAATGACGTTATTGAATATAAAACTTTAGTTTAAAAATCACTACGTTACGTATACAACTCGATACATAGTTATGAGTTTGAATCATTACTAAATACGATAACTTGACCTATCCGAGGGTCGTACAGAAACCCATCACCTTGTGTATCATTCGTAGGACTACTGTTCAGGTTTTTTATAGACTGGCTAAGGTAATAATAGCAAAGGTCATTACCACTTGCGCCGCTGCCACTACTATTTGTAGCAAAGTATCGGTAACCGTCAAATGGAGACTCTGAAAAACTTGACGTGATGGAAGGCGCACTTTGCATTATTAAACTAAAAATACTTTCGCAGTCTAATGCGGTAATGGCCGTGTCTTGACTGTTACCATCACCGTTAAGCAAGCCTGTGGGATAACCGGTGTCCTGATCAACCGCCACGTTAATGCCATCAAGGGTGACAAAGGTTTGATTGGTAGACGCATTCTCTTCCGGCCGACCTTCTATCTCCCACTGTGCGCGCACTAGTCCAACACCTGTGGCGAAACCACCTGCAACGCCCTCAACCGTGGCATCTTCAGCTTGTTCAGTAATATCAAGAAAGCGTGGAATCGCCACGGCCGCTAATAGCCCAAGTAATACGACTACAATCACAAGCTCGATTAGCGTAAAGCCTGATTGCTTTGCTGCTATTTGATGCCGTTGTTTTTTCATTTGGACCATCCCAGTTTTTCTCATTATTAAAATTCAGTTTGTTTGTTACTGTTCGTCTTCTGGAACCACATCACCACGAAATACAAAGTAGTCAAAGTAATCCCCCGCACTTAAGGAAAATCGGCAACGTGCATTCACGGCCTCATCGTCGACTAACTCACCACGGAAATATTCACCTCTTACATTAAAACCATTAACTATCATAGGCACGGTTAGCAACGCGTTCCAAAGGGACTTGCATCCTTGCACGGAAGGGGGCACTTCTGGCCATCCTTCATGACTCATGAGTACAGGCGTACGTCCAACTTCATTACCTTGCCTATCATAGTGTGTAAGCAGAATGCGAACTGGTCGCCCTTCTGACTGCCACTTCCAATGAGCTGTTACTGCAGACTCTTCCAACTTGAGCGCTAACTGCCTAAGCATCTGAGCCTCAAAATTAGCTTCGCTGGTGTTCAGTCGCACTATAAAAACGGCCATTAATGAAGCAAACAACGTGATCACAATAATATTGATAAATAGGGATCGGTTGTTATTCTTTGCGACTTCGCTTTTCGTCACCATGTTACTACCCTTGCTGCTATTACTTTTTAGCAGTCATTAATTGTTCTTAACATACTGTTATAGCACATCTTTAAGATAGGGAGTTATACGCCTTTTATTGCATTCATCATGTCCCACATGGGGGTGAAAATACCCAGCGCGAGTACCAGTACCATGGCTGCCACTACCACAATCAAAAAAGGCTCTATCTTTGCTGTCAGATTTTTCAGATCGTAATCAACTTCACGTTCATAGAACTCCGACGCCTCAACCAATAATTCATCCACGCGACCTGTCTCTTCGCCTACGCGTATCATCTGCATCACCAGTGGGGTAAAAAGTCCGCTTGCTGCACTCACTCGTGCTAGCCCCTCGCCCTTTTCAATGCGCTCGCGCATCCCAATAATTTTTTGCCCCATATACACATTCCCCACCGCCTCTGAGGTTAAGTTTAGTGCACTGGTTAAAGGGACGCCCGCCCGCAACATCATTGAAAAACTTCGACAATAGCGGCTAAGTAAAGAACGATTGAAAATACTGCCCACTATGGGCAATGAAAGCTTGCGTCTATCCCAATTAAAACGCCCAATGTTGGTGTTTAATGAACGTCTAATCATGTAGGCAATGAATATCCCGGCAGCAATTAGCATGTACCAATAGTTCAGCAAGAAATCTGAAGTGCCAATGAGGGCTCGAGTCATTAAAGGCAACTCGGCATTAAACTTAGAAAACATATCGGCGAACTTCGGAATAACAAAAATATTAAGCACCACAAACGCGCCCGCTAAGGCAATAAGCACAAAGATGGGGTAGCGAGTGGCGGCTTTAATTTGTTTGCGAGTTTCTTGTTCGCGCTCTAAATATATCGCCAATTGAGCGAAGGCATCTTCTAACTGACCAGTGTTTTCGCCAACATGAATAATGCTCACAAACAATTGATTAAAAATTTTAGGGTGCTGATTTAAGCCAGAAGATAAGGTTCTGCCTCGCTCTAAACTCACGATAGCGTCTTCTAGAGCAAGTTTAAGGCGAATTGAATTACAGGATTCGGCTAAACCAGATACCGCTTTTAGTAAAGGAATACCCGCTTTGGTTAGAGAGTACATTTGACGACAAAAAATAACTAAATCGTCCAAGGTAACTTCTGGTACAAACCAGCCTTGCCAACCAGATACCACACTTTCTTTTTTAGCGCTCATGGGGGCAATAGCAATGGGCGTTACACTACGAGCGCGCAGCATTGCCGCTGCACTTGTTGCATCGTTCGCGTCTAACTCGCCTTCAGTAAGGGCGCCATTTCGTTCGCGCCCCTTGTAGCTAAACCGTGCCATCTATCATTGCCCTATTGCGCGTTGGTGTGGTGTGCGTTGTCAGTAGTTTCAGAAGAGGGGGCATCTTGGGCTACCATCTCAATCAATTTTAAAACTTCTTCTACACTGGTTACGCCCATTTTTGCATAAGTAAGCGCAGATTGAGGTAAAGAGCGATATCCCGCGCTTTTAGTAGCAGCATCGCTAAACCCTTGAATATCGCTGGCCTTTAAATGATTCATCATGTTTTCACTCATTTCGAGTAACTCAAAAACCCCTATTCGCCCTTTGTATCCGGTTTGATTACATTTCTGACATCCGCGACCTTGTTTAAAGGCAACGTCTGCGACATTTTCATCAATACCGTTTAACCACACCTTTTCATCATCCGTGGGTGTATAAGAAGTGGTGCAATTATCACAAATTCGACGTACCAAACGCTGAGCAATAATGCCTCGAAGGGAACTTGCCACCAAGTAACCAGGCGCGCCCATATCTAATAGGCGTACTACACTGGATATAGCATCGTTGGTATGCAGGGTTGAGAGGACTAAGTGACCGGTCAATGCGCCACGAAGCCCAATTTCTACCGTTTCTTGATCACGCATTTCCCCCACCATAATAATGTCGGGGTCTTGTCGTAGTGTGGTTCTCAGTACGTTTGAAAAAGTCAGGTTGATTTTAGGGTTCACTTGAACCTGATTAATACGGGGCAAGCGGTATTCCACCGGATCTTCTACGGTGATAATTTTCGACTTTGCCGTATTTAATTCGCTTAATGCACCATACAAGGTGGTCGTTTTACCCGAACCGGTAGGCCCGGTCACCAAAATCATTCCATGGGGGCGGCGTAATAAATTTCTAAAGCGGGTTAACTGCGCTGAAGGCATACCGGTTTGTTCTAAAGTGAGCAGCCCTGCTGACTGGTCGAGCAAACGCATCACCACAGATTCGCCACCTTGCACTGGCATGGTAGACAAACGTACGTCTATTTTGTGCCCTTTAACCTTAATTTGCGTACGGCCATCTTGCGGTAGACGCTTTTCGGAAATATCTAGCCCCGCCATCAGTTTTAAGCGCAGCACTAACGCCGCCGCTATACTTTTCTCCGGAATAACAGTTTCTTGTAAAACCCCATCTACCCGCTGTCGTATTCTCAGCTGATTCTCATCAGGCTCAATATGAATATCGGACGCTTTTGCTATCACGGCATCTTCAAAGATAGATTGCAGCAAGCGAGCTACTGTTGTGTCTTGATCCCCTGCACCACCAAGCTCTATATTGAAGTTATCTTCGGTATCGTATTCTTCTGCCAGTTCTTGGGCAAAACTCGCAATTTCTTGGGTTTTTCGATAGAAAGTATCGTAAGCAGTAAATAGCTGTTGTTCGCTTACTACCGCGAGTTCAATTTGCCTGTTTAACGTTTCTGAAAGATGATCTACTGCGGTTAAATCTGCCGGATCTGAC encodes:
- a CDS encoding GspE/PulE family protein, whose protein sequence is MNKPRIRLGDLLVQHNLISADELMTALSEQKSTGRKLGATLISMGLVTEHQMLELLSRHLNVPLIDIDQFRVNQQAVLLLPEIQARRYRALVIDDKGDTLLVAMSDPADLTAVDHLSETLNRQIELAVVSEQQLFTAYDTFYRKTQEIASFAQELAEEYDTEDNFNIELGGAGDQDTTVARLLQSIFEDAVIAKASDIHIEPDENQLRIRQRVDGVLQETVIPEKSIAAALVLRLKLMAGLDISEKRLPQDGRTQIKVKGHKIDVRLSTMPVQGGESVVMRLLDQSAGLLTLEQTGMPSAQLTRFRNLLRRPHGMILVTGPTGSGKTTTLYGALSELNTAKSKIITVEDPVEYRLPRINQVQVNPKINLTFSNVLRTTLRQDPDIIMVGEMRDQETVEIGLRGALTGHLVLSTLHTNDAISSVVRLLDMGAPGYLVASSLRGIIAQRLVRRICDNCTTSYTPTDDEKVWLNGIDENVADVAFKQGRGCQKCNQTGYKGRIGVFELLEMSENMMNHLKASDIQGFSDAATKSAGYRSLPQSALTYAKMGVTSVEEVLKLIEMVAQDAPSSETTDNAHHTNAQ